A window of the Desulfovibrio sp. Fe33 genome harbors these coding sequences:
- a CDS encoding TIGR01212 family radical SAM protein (This family includes YhcC from E. coli K-12, an uncharacterized radical SAM protein.) codes for MVRIHRLSAYLRRRFGERVQKIPLDAGFSCPNRDGTLSREGCVFCNPQGSGSGLLDRGLSISEQWAFWRDIHVKKHGLRLFTAYLQSYSNTHGPAARLAGVLDRLTGLPGLSCLAIGTRPDCLDDEKLDLLAESRERLGLAEIFLELGLQTASDETLRHINRGHDTAAFAQAARAAAERGLTVVAHVMAGLPAPHGREGLAELLDTVDFVNSLPVGGIKFHNVYVCRGTRLARWHDDGRYDPPTQEEYLYWLGEAVMRLDPRTVVHRLNGNPAQGELVAPAWAGNMRKVHNAVRDHFEREDIWQGKLNGAGNGPPEWFDPEQP; via the coding sequence ATGGTTCGCATTCATCGACTTTCCGCCTACCTCAGGAGGCGGTTCGGCGAGCGGGTTCAGAAAATTCCCCTGGACGCCGGATTCTCCTGTCCGAACCGGGACGGAACCCTGTCCCGCGAGGGGTGCGTGTTCTGCAACCCGCAGGGGTCCGGGTCCGGCCTGCTCGACAGAGGGCTTTCCATATCCGAACAATGGGCCTTCTGGCGTGACATCCATGTGAAGAAGCATGGCCTTCGCCTGTTCACGGCCTATCTCCAATCCTACTCCAACACCCACGGTCCGGCCGCCAGGCTGGCCGGCGTCCTGGATCGGCTGACCGGGCTGCCCGGCTTGTCCTGCCTGGCCATCGGCACCCGGCCCGACTGCCTGGACGACGAGAAGCTCGATCTTCTGGCCGAAAGCCGGGAGCGGCTCGGCCTGGCCGAAATCTTCCTGGAGCTCGGCCTTCAGACGGCGAGCGACGAGACGCTCCGGCACATCAACCGGGGCCACGACACGGCCGCCTTCGCCCAGGCCGCACGCGCCGCCGCCGAACGCGGCCTGACCGTGGTGGCGCACGTCATGGCCGGGCTGCCCGCGCCGCACGGCCGCGAGGGTCTTGCCGAGTTGCTCGATACCGTGGACTTCGTCAACAGCCTTCCGGTCGGCGGGATCAAATTCCACAACGTCTACGTCTGCCGGGGGACGCGGCTGGCCCGCTGGCATGACGACGGGCGATACGACCCGCCCACGCAGGAGGAATACCTGTATTGGCTCGGCGAGGCGGTCATGCGCCTCGATCCGCGCACGGTCGTTCACCGCCTGAACGGCAATCCGGCCCAAGGCGAACTCGTGGCCCCGGCCTGGGCGGGCAACATGCGCAAGGTGCACAACGCCGTCCGCGACCATTTCGAGCGCGAAGATATTTGGCAGGGCAAGCTGAACGGAGCCGGGAACGGGCCGCCCGAATGGTTCGATCCCGAACAGCCGTAA